The DNA segment ATTTTCATAAGTTCACCGTATTCCAAAAATTTTTCAAAAACACTTCCTGGATGGTTTGTGTGAACATGAGTTTTTAAATATTCGTTTTGATGTACAAGAACAATTGAATCTCCATGTTCTTCTAAAAAAGATCTAATTTTATCCATTTCTTTTTTCGATATTTCTGGTTCATCTAATTTTAAGACACATTCTGTACAATACTGAAACGTTATATCTTCATAAGCGATATTCGCTAATTCATTAGAAGTTGCTTTCTCCAAGGCTTCAATTTTAACGTCTGTATCACCATGAACGGATTGATTAATACCTCTAAATATATAAGCTAAACCTTTTGCTCCTGCGTCAACAACGTTAGCTTCTCTTAACTTTTTGAGATATTTTGGAGTTTCATCAACAATTTCAAAAGCTATAGCTTCTAACTTTTCTGTGAACTCTAAAAAGTCCTTTATTTCAGATAGCTCTTCTTCTGCCCTTTCTGCTAACAATCTGATTAGTGTTAACATTGTCCCTTCAACAGGTTTTATTACTGCTCCATAAGCAACTTCTTTTGCATTTTTAAGAGCATTTATAAAGTCTGTTGTTTTGATTTTTCTTTTTGTTTCCAATGATTCAGTAAAACCCCTAAATATTTGAGATAAAATAACACCGGAATTTCCTCTTGCGCCCATTAATAAACCATCTCTAAGGTTTTTTAAAACATCTTTTGATGAGTTATGGTTTTTTAATTTGTCTAACCATTCAACTGCTTCAAGCATTGCTGAAGACATGTTTGATCCAGTGTCTCCATCTGGAACAGGGAAAACATTTAAAGCATTTATTTCGTCCTTGTTGCTAACTAAGACTTGTGCAGCTTTTTTGATGCCGATATATATATCTTTCCCTTCCAAATACATTTTCATTTAATAATCACCCTTTCTTAAAACTTTAACCCAGAAATATGTACGTTGACGAGTACATCATCATAATTAAGCATAGCTTTAATTCTATGATAAACATTCTCTTGTGTGTTTTCTGCCACTTTTTTAATTGGTAAACCATATTCTAAAACAAGATAAAGGTTGACTAAAAGTTTATCTTCTTGCTCTTCAACAGTTATGCCCTTTGACTCATCTTTTACCCAAAGACTTGCAATTTTGTCAAAAAAACCTTGTTTTCCCATTTCAACTGTTCCATATGACTCTAAAACAGCTTTATAGACTATTTCTCTTACCACATCGCCTTTAATGTTAACTTTGCCATATTCTGTGTCTACAATCATGGCTTTTCCACCTCCACTATTTTTTTATTGGAATATTCCAGGTCTATTCTAATACTGCAGATAAATAACCTACTACTGTTTCGTATTCATCCAAAGTTTCTCCACTTGTTGAATGAGAAACAATTTCAATTTTATTGAAATTTTGCTGAAGAAGTACGGAAGTTGGTCCATATCCACACATACTAATTCTTTCTTTCATTATATGCTCATACAGTTTTTCTATGTCTCTGTTTTTTATATCTTCTATAATTAATTCATCTTTTTCAACGGTAGTTTTTTGACTTTCATAGTGGTTCAAATCAGTAGAAGCAATGATTAAATCTTCTTTTGATGAAACTTGCTCTAATATTTCTCCAAGAGTTTTTGCCGTATGTTTTGATTGATCTTTCATTGCAATCGGAATGATTCTAATATCTTGTTCAAACCAATATTGTAAAAGTGGAAGTTGCACTTCAATTGAATGCTCACTTAGATGAGCTTTATAATCTGGTTCTATACCCAAAAGATTGCATAGCTCGTCTGCTTTAGTTTTATTTATTGGAACATTTCCAAGAGGTGTGGCCCATTCGCTCTTGTCCATAATCGATATATCTTCTCCCAAACCTGTGTGATTTGGACCTATTATGTAAATATTCTTTGGTTTTCCTTTTACCTTTTCTATTGCCCTGGCCGCTATTTTTCCAGAATAAACATAACCAGCGTGAGGTAAAATCAAACCTCTTTTTTGATAATCATTTTTGTTTGATTTTGGTTTTTTCTCAAACAAAAATTCAATTAAACTAAGTAGTTCTTTTTTTTGAGCTTGGGTAAAATCTTCCTGCAGCAACGGGTTTTCTAATCATAGAATCACCTCATAAACTAATATCCTCTGCTTTAGTATCAATTTCTATATTTAAAAATATGATTATGTTATAATTTCTAATGCTGCTTTCGTGATTATAAAAAATCTTACCAAAGACTGGTATGTTTTTTAAAATGCTCAAACCTTCTGATTTTTCTATAACTTTTGAAAAATTCATATTTCCTGCTTTTATAGTAGCACCATTTTTCATCTTTAATTTAGTTATCAATGATCTTTGATTCATAGAATATCCTGACTCTTCTTTTTTATTTTCTTCAGAAAACTCACTTAATAACAATTCAAGTTCGGTATTTATCATATCTGTGTCTCTATCGTAATTACCTTTTATCTTGAGTTTCACTCCTGATTCTATTTTATCTACCACTTGAGATTTACCATCTTTTTCCTCAAAAACTGGTATAGTTAGTACAGAGTTCAACTCACCAACTTCACCCTCTATTACGTATATTTCAGGTTTTGTAACTATATAAGTGTTGTTAAAACTGTCTTTAAAATTGTTTATAACTGAAATATCTTGACTCAAAATTTTGTACAAATCTTTTGTGCTATTGTTTTCCAAGTTATCTCCAGCAATAATAGTCAATTTATATTTTAAGATTTTTTCGTTTTCAAAAAAGCTATAAGTATTTTCTCCGATCTTCTTGTAAAAAATACCTTTGCTTGTTAAGAAAGAGATAACATCGCTAAACTCTAAATTAAAATTGTTATAATCAACTAAGAAATCTTCAAAATCTATAATAACATTTTTGTTTTCAAAAGAGGATAGTTCGGTTATCAACATTTTAATGGATATCTGGTTATTACTATCTTTCTGTTCTGAAAAAATTTTTAATAATTCAAACTGCTTTTCATTTGCTTTTACAAGAACATAATTTTTATTTTCAAGTTTTTCTATAATTTTATAATCTATTTTCTCCTCATTACATATTTTACCAAATATTTCTATTTTTTTAGAATTGATGATAAAAAGATTTGTTTTCAGAACTATATTCTCGTTTTCTTCTACCTTTTTTTCTACTCCTAAAGAGTTTAACAGAGAATTTAGTTCTTCAATTTCTGAAAGAGTTTTTTCGTCAGAATATATCAAATAGAAACCTTCACCTAAACTATGATACTTTAAATTATATATTTCTTCTAAAAATATCATATCAAATTTAGATTTCAATATTGTATAATTTTCGCCGGTTTTTACGGTTTTACTTGCTTGATTTGTCACTAATGTGATATTTTCTTCAGTTTTTATTTCTTCTTGATTAATTTTTTTAATAATTTTTAAAAATTCTTCTTTTTTTGATTCTACTATCTCAACAACATAATGATTATTATAATTTACTATTTTTACATCAAATATTTTTTCCAGAGGGCTAAGATCAACTTTTGATTCGACAAAAAGAATTATCTTTTCTTCAAGTTTTTCTAATTTTTCTGTTTTTGGATTCACTATTGTTTCACTTTCTTCTATTTTTTTAAACTCGATAGGAAGATAATTGTTGAAAATTTGTTCTTTTTTAGTGATTATAATGTTTTTTTCTGTGTAGAAAATTGTACGTAGCCCGTATACATTCTCCATAATCCTCAAAAAATTTTCAAAATAAATTTCATTTAAATCCAGCGAAATTTTTTCAACAGGTATCTCCTCGGATTTCATCCATTTATATCCAGTTTTTTCTAAAAATAAATTTATGGCGTCTTCTAAGAAAATGTTTTTAAAATTTATATTTTTAAAATCTAACTTCTCATTTCCTTTTACTGAAAGAATATCTCTATTAAAACTCAATTTTGAAGGGGTGTATGTGAATATTTTTATATTTACATCTTCAATTATGATCTCTTTAATAGGACCTCTACTGATTTTTATAGTTTGATTTTGATAAACCGCTTTTTCTAACTTTACATGGTGATAAGTGTTTATATCGTTTGAAACAATACTTAAAATTTCTGTATCCAAGTTTATGATGTTTCTATTTTCTTCTTGATCATAAATAACGTTAATAGAAAATAAACCCATCGAAATAAAAATATAAATAAGTAGAAATATTTTTTTCACATGATCACCTCAAATTGATTTTTTGAATTTATGAGTAAAATTCCGTCTTTAAAAATTTTTAAGACCTTCCTATCTCCAAAAAGTTCATTTTCCTTTATAGATAGAAGTGATTCGTAAAAGTAAATATAGGCTATTTTTTCTCCGTTTTCATTAACCACTCCGCTAAAAAATACTTTTTCTGGGTCCATACTTCTAAATTTTTTCTTGTTTTTCCAAATATCTTCTACCTGGATATGGTAATCATCAAAAAAACTATAAGTTTCTCCAGAAGGAATGTCTACAATATTCTCAATATAATCAAGTTCAAAATCTTTTTCTTCTACATATAGTGTAAAATCATCTTTTATATTTAAAAGATTGAAATCATTTCTTTTGATATTCAATTTATTTATTATTTTTTCTGTTTTTAAAATTTTTTCCATATCTAAAACATCCTCATCCATATTATAAGAGTTAATAATTTTTGAGCTTTCTTTTATATTAAAATCATAATTTTTTAAAAACAATAAAAGAATCAGAAGAAATAATAAAATCAGAAATTTATACCTCATCTAATCTCCCCTTATATTCAAAATAGCAATCTGGGAATTTTCAAGAGAAAAATTGGAAACAATATCAAAATCATATTTTGTTTTGAACTCAGAGTTTTCTCCTGTAACTATTAAAACTGTGGCATTCGGTGAAAGAGGATATGTATAATCAAATTCGATTAAATATGAATTCAGGTCATTTTCTAAAAAGTCAAAAAACTCTTTCAAATCCTTTTTTTGTTTTAGTGATTCCACTTTATATTTTTCAAACAAGGTATTTTGGTAGTTAATCTCTCTTTTAGTTTTGAGATATTGATCGAATTGTATATAAGAATTTGTTATCAGTAAAAATATCATGAAGAATATCAAAATATTTAAAAAATAATTTAAAATTTTCCTGACTTTAGATTCTAATAAAATCATTTTCTTCTCTCCCAAAATGTTTGTTCATGTAATCATCCAAGTCTTCTTTTAATATGTTTATATCTTCATCTTCTTCAACTGGTTTTAAAGACGTTATAAAATCAACATCTTTTAAAACTTCATAACTACAAAAGGGAGTTTTTACAACATATCTTCCTGGATTCTTACCTTTTAAAAAGTGCGGAAATAAAGTTTGAACAGGAATTAAAAAATCATATCTAATATTAAATAATATTTTGTTGTAAAACCCTTTATCTATAAGAACAAAGTATTGAAATGACCTTGTACTCTTCACTTTTTTATATTTAATTTTTTTATCTTTGGACAATCTAAAAAGTTGTTTTTTTAACTCAAATTCTGAAGGAAACTTCCATAAAAGCATATCAACATGTGAAATTTTATATTTTTTACGTTTTACCATATATACGAATTCTTTACTCATGGCAACACCAATCCACCCGTTACGGGTACAACGTTTAACAGCTTTTCTTTTTTCGAGTTAATTATTCTACCCCCGATTTTTGTGTGATCTAAAACATAGTTATTCATATAATTGTAAAAAAATAAGTACTCATCAGCTCCATCAGTATAGTCATGTTGAACTTTAAAATAAACTTCTGGATTATAAAATTCGAAATCTACAAAAGCATAAACTTTGTTCGCTCTAAAACCTGGTAACTTATACTTTTCTGAATGGGTACTACTCATTCTTGCTGACACGAAAAGTTCTGAAGCCAAATACTGCTCAGTTAAAAACTTAATTTCATCGATAAAAACAAAGTTGAAAGCAAAAACAAACCCCACAACAACTATCAATTCTATAAACATAGTCAAGCTCAATTCAAAAAGTAAAAATCCCTTTTTATATTTACATGAGTCCACCACTAATCCCCCCAATATAAACTTTTTGAAAAATCTCGTAGGCAATAGACAAAATTATTATCCCTAAAATCGATATAAAAATTGGTTCTATCATCTTTTTTATTTTTTCAGACGAATTGTTGAAATTATTCTTAAACTGTTTTTCCAAAAAATCAAAAACATCTTCATAATTTCCCTTGAATTTGGATAATGTGAGGGCAATAGATATTTCTGATATATTTTTTATGTTTTCAAAAGAATTCTCTAAGCTTTTTCCTCTCTCAATATTTACTATAACTGGCAAAAATCTATCAGTTAAAAATTTTGAATTGATTTTAGAGATAACCTTGTTTAACGCCTTGTCTATAGACATTTCATTTTTTAGAAGTATGTTGATATCTTTTGTAAATTTGTAAAGAATATAGTTTCTAAACAAATTATTTGCAATAGGTAAATATAACAAATAATTATCATTCTTTTTTGATAAAACGGCAAAAACAACAGTGAACAAAAAAATGGAAAAGAACAAATACAACAAAACATTTGTTGTACCCATGTTCAAATCAACATCTAAAAGCGAAGACAATTTTGGAATTATAAAAAAGTTCATGGAAATCAAAATAATCACAATCGAGGAAAGAACAGTCATGGGATAAATAGTCGATTTTTGTAAACTATTTTTAGTTTCGATCATTGAATTGAAATATTCTATAAGAGAGGAAAAAGACCTTATCAGTATATTCTTAGTGGTGGATATGTTCATAATATATACAAAGTATTCATGATAACTATTTGATGAAAATACTTGCTCCGCATTTTTTCCTTTTTTCAAAAGCAAAAAACTCTTTGTTAAAACTCCTCGTGTAAACTTTGAAATTTGTTTGCTCTGAATTAAGAACTTAAGTGAGTCATACAAATTGAGACCAGAATTCAACAAAAGATAGAAATTTTCACAAATAATTTTCATTTCTTCGGTGGATATCTTCTTAACATCAAAATAAAGGTTATCAACCTTTTCGTTGATAACCTTTATATCTATATTCTCTAAAATATTGTAATTTTCATCTTTCTCTTCTTCTAATAAATATGTGTTGATTACATTATTACCTTCCTTGAAAGAAAATTTGTATAATTTTTTCATCAATCACCTACATTTAATATAAAATTAAAATCTTTTTTATTATACAACAGATCCAACAATAAAATCAATTATAAACTATGTATAAGTACGATTGTTTTTGTAAATATAAACGAAAATATTATTCATAATCATTTAATATCTTTGTTTTAGAATATTATTTTTTTATGTTATAATTTATTTAGTTCAATTAATGAACTATGATGTTATTTTTAAATAATTTTTAGTTTTAATAAGTATTTTGTTGCTTTATATGGTGTATGTGAAATTTTTACTAATCAATAAATCTTAATAATCTAAAATCCTAAGGGAAAGGTGATATCATGTCTGAAACTAAAAAGATCGTTGTTTTAGGTGCAGGTTATGGCGGGGTTTTAACTGCCAAGAAACTTGCAAAGAAATTTAAAAAGAGAGACGATGTTTCTATCACTGTGATTGATAAGAATCCTTATCACACAATGTTGACAGAATTACACGAAGTAGCAGCAGGTCGTGCTCCTGAAACAGCAGTAAGAATCGAACTTGAAAAGATTTTTGCTGGAAGAAAAGTCGAACTTGTTATGGATCACATTGGAAATATCGACTTTAAACAAAAAAAGTTAGAGGGTAAAGATAAGACATATGACTATGATTATCTTGTGCTCGGTACTGGTTCAAAACCAACATTCTTTGGTTGTAAAGGCGCTGAAAAAAACGCTTTAACACTATGGTCATTTGACGATGCCGTAAGAATAAAACACCATATTATAAACAGTTTTATTAAAGCTTCAAAAGAAACAGATGTTTGGAAGAGAAGAAAGCTTTTATCATTCATTATTATTGGTTCTGGGTTCACCGGTGTTGAAATGGCTGGTGAGCTTGGAGAATGGGTAAACAGACTATCTGAAGATTACGGAATAGATAGAGCCGAAGTAAAAATCTATAATATGGATATGTTGAAAAAAATTCTTCCTATGTTAGAAGACAGTCTTATAGACAAAACATGCAATAGATTGAGAAAACTCGGTATTGAAATACTAACAGAGTCAAATATCACAGAAGTTAAAGAAGACAGAGTTGTTATTAACGAAGAAAGAGAAATCGAAGCTAACACAATAATCTGGACAGCTGGTATTGAAGGAAGTGAAGTAATTCAAAATTCAGATGATGTTGAAACCGTTGCAAGAGGAAGAGTTGAAACTGATGAATACTTGAGAGCAAAAGGTAAAAAAGATGTATTCGTTGTTGGAGACAACATTTTCTTCATCCCTGAAGGAGAAGAAAAACCTGTTCCTCAAATGGTTGAAAATGCAGAACAATCTTCCGACTTAGTTGCAGAAAACTTAACTGCCACAATAAATGAAAAAGAATTAGAACCTTACAAACCAAAATTTCACGGAGTTATGGTTTCTGTAGGTGGAAGATACGCCGTTGCTCAGGTTGGAAATCCAAATAAACCTTTAAAATTCTCTGGTTGGATTGCCATGTTCATAAAACATTTCATAAACGTTATTTACTTTATACAAATCGCTGGATTCCACAAACCATGGAATTACATAATTGACGAATTTTTTCACGTACCAGATAAAAGAAGTTTCCTTGGTGGACACTTTGCCAAAAGATCACCAAATTTCTGGTTGGTACCTTTAAGAATCTTTGTAGGTTGGAAATGGCTTGAAGAGGGTCTTGCAAAAGTTGGAGATGTAATAAAAGATCCAAGCAACATATTTTTGATACCTGCAAAAGTAACTGACGCTGCCACTGCAGCATCTGGTGAAGCCGCCGAAACCGCTACAGAATGGGGAGAAGCTTTAGGTGTTCCCGGATGGATTCAAAGCATTTCCGACTGGGGTATGAATTTAATGTTCTACACTCCTGAAGGTGACTTTACCGTTATGGCTACAATTTTCCAAACAGCTATGGTATTTGCAGAAATTATTTTTGGTATATTCCTAATAATCGGTATGTTTACAGCTTTCTCTTCATTAGCTACATTTGTGATGAGTTTACTGATCTGGGCATCTGGTACAGCTCCACTTGAAATGGCTTGGTATTTTGTTGCTGAAATAGCGTTAATCGGTGGATCAGGAAGTACTTTTGGTGTAGATTACTACTTATTACCTTGGTTAAAGAAAAAATGGAAAAATATCAAATGGGTCAAAAAGTGGTACTTGTATAGTTAATGAAATTAATGATTTATAGTTTTAAAAATATTAAATTTTGGTGATGTGATGAGTACATTTTGGAGTGAATATCCAGAAATAGAAGAAAAATTAATATTTGTAAAAAACAATATGCTCGAAAAAAGCAAAAGCAGTGAAAAGTATCTTGACCGTTCATTTGAATATCTTTATTCGACGGGCGGCAAGATGCTACGACCTGCGTTCATAATAATTGGTAGTTTATTCATGAAACAAAAACTGAACGAAGAAAAAGATAAACTGATAAAAGATCTTGCTTCTGCAGTAGAAATGCTCCATACAGCAACTTTAGTTCACGATGATGTAATAGACGATTCTTTTTTGAGAAGGGGAAAAGAAGCAATACATTCAAAATATTCCAAAGAATATGCGGTTTACATGGGAGATTATCTTTTTAGTGAATCTTTTTTAATACTTTCTGATTACAACATACCAAGAGATGTGATGAAAAATCTCGCTCAAGGTATTTCAACGATCTGTAAAGCAGAGATGCTCCAAAATCACTATAGATATGATTCAAAAGTTTCTGTTGAAGAATATTTAAAAGTGATATCTGGAAAAACAGCTGCTCTTTTTGGAATAAGTCTTTCTTTGGGAGCCAACCAGGTTGGAATAGAAGAAGAAAAGACAAATAAGTTATATGAAATTGGGAATAACATAGGTTTAGCCTTTCAAATAACTGACGATATACTTGATTTCACAAGTGATGAAAAAACTCTTGGTAAAGAAGTTAAATCAGATATTATAATGGGCTATTATACATTACCACTTTTATTGGCTTTTCATTCAGAAAACAAAGACGAGTTACAAAAAATCTTTGAAAAAGATAATATGAATGAAAGTGATTTAGATCAGGTTTTTGAAATAGTTAGAAAAAGTGGTGCAATAGAAGAGTCAAAAAAACATGCAAAAAAATACATTGATAAAGCTACAAACGAATTAGATAAATTTGAAGATACAAAAGGAAAACAAATTTTAAAAGCCATATTACCGAAAATACTAAAAAGATCTTATTGAGGTGTCTGTATGAATGTAAAATCTTTCTTTAAATTTGTAGAAATACAGACGAAGTTAGCAAGTGTGCTACCTTTTTTACTTGGAATTGTATTTGCAATCTACAGATATGATAATTTTAATATCTTTAACGTAGTCCTTATGTTCATATCGTTGGTATTCTTTGATATGACCACAACAGCTATTAACAATTACATAGACTTCAAAAAAGCAAACAAAAAAGAGGGCTACAATTTCGAAAAGCACAACGCTATGGTGAAATACAATTTGAGTCCAAATCAAGCAAAAATAACTATATTCACAATGTTAACAATAGCTGTAATAACTGGATTAATCCTTTTCTCATTAACAGATTGGTTTGTCCTACTAATAGGAGTTATCTCGTTTATAACCGGAATTCTTTATTCTTATGGACCAATTCCTATTTCAAGAATGCCTTTGGGAGAGATTTTTTCAGGGTTTTTCATGGGTTTTGTAATATTTTTTCTGACAGTATACATAAATATATTTAACACAGAGATTATTTCAATAAGCAACGAAGGTTTTAATATATATCTTTTTCTTAATCTTAAAGAATTTTTAGTTTTGTTCTTTGTGTCTTTTCCTTTAGTGATAACAATCGCAAACATAATGCTTGCAAATAACACTTCAGATCTGGAAGATGACATAGTCAACAATCGATACACCCTTCCTTATTATTTGGGAAGAGAAAATGCTTTAAAATTATTTAAATGGTCATACTACATAGGTTTTATAGATATAATAATTTTAACAATATTGGGAATACTACCTTGGATATCATTATTAATTTTGTTGGTAATTATTCCAGTACAAAAAAACATAAAAAAATTCGAAAAAATACAAACAAAAAAAGACACTTTTGTTGTTTCGGTGCAAAATCATTTTATGATAAGTTTTTCTTTTATAGCAACATTATTGGTACAGATTTTGTTATTATAAAATAGTAAGCAACACATTTATATGGGAGGTTATATTATGAAAAAGTTACTATCATTGGTAATGGTATTTACTCTTGTTGTGTTTTCCTTTGCAGCTGGTCATATTGACTTAGCTAATGGAACATATAGAGCTGAAATGGTAGAAGCATCACACGGCTGGGTTGACTTTGTTGAACTAACCGTTAAAGATGGAAAAATTGCAGATGTGCTAATGGATTCTTATAATGTTGAAGACGGCAGTCTCAAATCAAACGATGCTAACTATGCAAAAAACATGGGTATGGATCCAGAAAAATATTTTGGAGAATTAGCAAAAGATTTAGAAAAATCACAAAATATCGATGAAGTTGACACAGTAACTGGTGCAACTCACTCAAGTGATAATTTCAGAGCTTTAGTAAAAGGTATCTTGGAAAGAGGAGTTACTGATGGAACTATTGCTGTAAATGTATCAGCTTACAACAAGGCAGACGGAACATACAGAGCTGAAGCTACAGAACCAGTACACGGTTGGACTGATTTCTTAGATGTCACAGTAAAAAACGGAAAAATTACAAAAGTTGTTGCAGATTCATTCAATGCTGATGGAGAATTAAAAACAAATGATGCTAACTATGCAGAAAATATGGGTATGGATCCAGCTAAATACTTTGCTACTTTAGCAGATAGATTAGTAAAAGCTGATAGACCATCTGACGTTGATACAGTAACAGGAGCTACAAGTTCATCTAATGCTGTAAGATTCTTAGCTCACGCTATTAAATACAGAGGAATTCCTGGTGAAACAATTAAAGTTAATTTCTCTAACTTTGCCGCTTCAAATTTAGCTGACGGTGAATACAGAGCAGAAATGGCAGAAGCTTCACACGGTTGGATAGATTTCTTAGAAATCACAGTTAAAAATGGAATTATTGTAAACGCTTATGCTGATTCTTTCAATGCCAATGGAGGATTAAAAACAGACGATCCTAATTATGGAAAAAATATGGGAATAGAACCTTCAAGATACTTTTCTGTATTATCATATAGAGTTATCGCTGAACAATCAGCAAGTGAAGTAGACACATTCACTGGTGCAACAAGCACATCAAACAGTGTAAAAACATTATTAAACGGAATTATTGAAAATGGAAAACCTGGAAAAACAATAACAGTAAAATAAGTTTTACATATGAAAATAGGTTGGGAAAATTCCCAACCTATTTTTTATATTATTTATTGGTTTTCAAAATGTTCTATTAACGTTGTCTCATTCAATAAATCGTATATGTACATGTTATAAGAAAAATCGGATCCAAATGCAAATTCAACTTCTACATCATAACCAATATAACTAATTCCGTTAATTTCACCTATTAAATTTTTAATTTCCGGAACAAGATTAGTGTTTACATTAGTCCCGTCATATTTATCCATCAACAATAATTCTGCTAATGGTGAACTAAATCCTGATTCAACATACATATTAAAATCAGCTAAATCCATTCCATCTGAAATACCACCAAAATTAATAGTTATTTCCATATCAGCTAATAAAATTGGATCTCCAGTTGAATCTTCTTCTATAACAACACCATCATCTGAAATAACTAAACTTCCAAAAGGTAAAGCACTTCTCAAAATATCTATAATATCTCCCATATCACCAAAAACAGTTTCATTTAACTTAACTTGTTCTTCGTTGATCATTTCAATTTGTCTCATTTCAGTCATTTTGAAATTTTGTTTTTGTAATGTTGTTGTATCTGTAGCTGATTCCATTATATCCATCATGTGTATGTTAGCTTCCAGAAAATTAACCCTCTCTCTATTTTGAAATCTGTTAGTAGCTTCAAATTGAACTATTTTATGGTAATTTTCTAACACCATATCTATCATTGAAATGATATTGGAAATGTTAGGCGTAAGAACCATGTTATCGTTTATAACATCTGTCATACTTACTTTTGTAGAATCCACATCATTAGGAGAAACTCTATCAAAAATAATAGAAAAATCGCTTTCCAATTCTGAAACTGTAGGGGTAGCACTTCCGCTATCTATTTTATATATAGCTTCAAGATCTCCTGTTCCTTTAATTTCATCCATAAAATATATCAAATCTTCTATGAACTCCGTTTTTACATAATCTGTTTCAAAAGTATAAGTTCCATCTTTAAAATAATATCTTGTATCGCTTAAATCTGTATACTCAAAACCATAAGATATTTGTGC comes from the Geotoga petraea genome and includes:
- a CDS encoding DAK2 domain-containing protein, whose product is MKMYLEGKDIYIGIKKAAQVLVSNKDEINALNVFPVPDGDTGSNMSSAMLEAVEWLDKLKNHNSSKDVLKNLRDGLLMGARGNSGVILSQIFRGFTESLETKRKIKTTDFINALKNAKEVAYGAVIKPVEGTMLTLIRLLAERAEEELSEIKDFLEFTEKLEAIAFEIVDETPKYLKKLREANVVDAGAKGLAYIFRGINQSVHGDTDVKIEALEKATSNELANIAYEDITFQYCTECVLKLDEPEISKKEMDKIRSFLEEHGDSIVLVHQNEYLKTHVHTNHPGSVFEKFLEYGELMKIKVDNMKQQHKHVVENLAQKENSDDVVKSIEVKDNEDKNWGVVAVSPGEGISNVLKSLGVNRVISGGQTMNPSIKDMTEAVESLPYDKVVILPNNPNIIMTAEKVQEMTEKDILVIPTKYVQEGVSSMLGFDDNLEKDELFESMDEYVKSIIPIQVTHATRDSEINGEKIKKDEYLIFSGKELKEHGEDMYEKTQKLLLEYLEEGYEIITIFYGEGSDKNKIDEMINNILEKYEDVEVEIHNGGQKHYPLLISLE
- a CDS encoding Asp23/Gls24 family envelope stress response protein, with translation MIVDTEYGKVNIKGDVVREIVYKAVLESYGTVEMGKQGFFDKIASLWVKDESKGITVEEQEDKLLVNLYLVLEYGLPIKKVAENTQENVYHRIKAMLNYDDVLVNVHISGLKF
- the amrB gene encoding AmmeMemoRadiSam system protein B, whose amino-acid sequence is MLQEDFTQAQKKELLSLIEFLFEKKPKSNKNDYQKRGLILPHAGYVYSGKIAARAIEKVKGKPKNIYIIGPNHTGLGEDISIMDKSEWATPLGNVPINKTKADELCNLLGIEPDYKAHLSEHSIEVQLPLLQYWFEQDIRIIPIAMKDQSKHTAKTLGEILEQVSSKEDLIIASTDLNHYESQKTTVEKDELIIEDIKNRDIEKLYEHIMKERISMCGYGPTSVLLQQNFNKIEIVSHSTSGETLDEYETVVGYLSAVLE
- a CDS encoding type II secretion system F family protein codes for the protein MKKLYKFSFKEGNNVINTYLLEEEKDENYNILENIDIKVINEKVDNLYFDVKKISTEEMKIICENFYLLLNSGLNLYDSLKFLIQSKQISKFTRGVLTKSFLLLKKGKNAEQVFSSNSYHEYFVYIMNISTTKNILIRSFSSLIEYFNSMIETKNSLQKSTIYPMTVLSSIVIILISMNFFIIPKLSSLLDVDLNMGTTNVLLYLFFSIFLFTVVFAVLSKKNDNYLLYLPIANNLFRNYILYKFTKDINILLKNEMSIDKALNKVISKINSKFLTDRFLPVIVNIERGKSLENSFENIKNISEISIALTLSKFKGNYEDVFDFLEKQFKNNFNNSSEKIKKMIEPIFISILGIIILSIAYEIFQKVYIGGISGGLM
- a CDS encoding NAD(P)/FAD-dependent oxidoreductase — translated: MSETKKIVVLGAGYGGVLTAKKLAKKFKKRDDVSITVIDKNPYHTMLTELHEVAAGRAPETAVRIELEKIFAGRKVELVMDHIGNIDFKQKKLEGKDKTYDYDYLVLGTGSKPTFFGCKGAEKNALTLWSFDDAVRIKHHIINSFIKASKETDVWKRRKLLSFIIIGSGFTGVEMAGELGEWVNRLSEDYGIDRAEVKIYNMDMLKKILPMLEDSLIDKTCNRLRKLGIEILTESNITEVKEDRVVINEEREIEANTIIWTAGIEGSEVIQNSDDVETVARGRVETDEYLRAKGKKDVFVVGDNIFFIPEGEEKPVPQMVENAEQSSDLVAENLTATINEKELEPYKPKFHGVMVSVGGRYAVAQVGNPNKPLKFSGWIAMFIKHFINVIYFIQIAGFHKPWNYIIDEFFHVPDKRSFLGGHFAKRSPNFWLVPLRIFVGWKWLEEGLAKVGDVIKDPSNIFLIPAKVTDAATAASGEAAETATEWGEALGVPGWIQSISDWGMNLMFYTPEGDFTVMATIFQTAMVFAEIIFGIFLIIGMFTAFSSLATFVMSLLIWASGTAPLEMAWYFVAEIALIGGSGSTFGVDYYLLPWLKKKWKNIKWVKKWYLYS
- a CDS encoding polyprenyl synthetase family protein, producing MSTFWSEYPEIEEKLIFVKNNMLEKSKSSEKYLDRSFEYLYSTGGKMLRPAFIIIGSLFMKQKLNEEKDKLIKDLASAVEMLHTATLVHDDVIDDSFLRRGKEAIHSKYSKEYAVYMGDYLFSESFLILSDYNIPRDVMKNLAQGISTICKAEMLQNHYRYDSKVSVEEYLKVISGKTAALFGISLSLGANQVGIEEEKTNKLYEIGNNIGLAFQITDDILDFTSDEKTLGKEVKSDIIMGYYTLPLLLAFHSENKDELQKIFEKDNMNESDLDQVFEIVRKSGAIEESKKHAKKYIDKATNELDKFEDTKGKQILKAILPKILKRSY